From Primulina huaijiensis isolate GDHJ02 chromosome 15, ASM1229523v2, whole genome shotgun sequence, one genomic window encodes:
- the LOC140959594 gene encoding uncharacterized protein: MASGISTMEGTGTAQQKSGASKPPKFAVYQNPALSAALTYNSLRPSAFTFVFILSVFSASAFAVLFLTRENLFITTFGLGYGSHEVARLSSKVILTTASCFLCGALLAFVKAISQWQARNSIDVMAFSPGKGTKELTRLTSRQLGLLGFGPKVEPLTEEFSNKLPKSKTSTPSPSNVLVPLRQPITGSSQSLRTSGGKSRTGGGMINSFTAPPKSPVSPTMYLVPTVSSQSPTSLQSPSLQISPGSDQFISTPWSNKRPAFHKEISTEEDLEIFLADVGTKIFETATTLATPPPSTTALGVASPNTIASSVNTSGTTRSTPLRPVRMSPASKKFTTPPKKGEGDLPPPMSIEETIKSLEHLGIYPQIELWRDHLRQWFSAFLLNPLLSKVETCHLKVMEAAAKLGMAITICQIGSDAPAMPTLSTISTIERATEWKPSYAIDEDGLLHQLRATLVQALDASMSKSSLTGFQQSPQDSTLIPVLQEGIDAIDEHQRLHSLMKGEWGKGLLPQSSIQAHYTVRRIRELAEGTCVKNYEYWGGREIYDKVPSDSHLLLYLFCAFLEYPSWMLHVDSTAYAGAQSSKNPLFLGLLPPKERFPEKYISIISGVPSVLHPGACILAVGKQNTPGFAVYWNKKPQFSLQGRTALWDSILLLCHEINIGYDGIVRGTHLGSSALGILPVFDQETEVFAQS, translated from the exons ATGGCATCTGGAATTTCAACAATGGAGGGGACCGGAACAGCGCAGCAGAAATCCGGTGCATCGAAGCCCCCGAAATTCGCGGTGTACCAGAACCCAGCCCTCTCCGCCGCCCTCACTTACAACAGCCTCCGTCCCTCGGCCTTCACTTTCGTCTTCATCCTCTCCGTCTTTTCTGCCTCTGCATTTGCTGTCCTCTTTCTCACAAG GGAAAACCTTTTCATCACTACTTTTGGACTAGGATATGGTTCTCATGAAGTTGCTC GTCTAAGTTCCAAGGTGATACTAACCACTGCAAGTTGCTTTTTATGTGGGGCTTTACTTGcttttgtgaaagccatctccCAATGGCAAGCAAGAAATTCTATAGACGTGATGGCCTTTTCTCCGGGCAAAGGAACAAAGGAGCTAACACGTCTTACCAGCCGACAACTGGGACTTCTAGGATTTGGACCTAAAGTTGAACCATTGACCGAAGAGTTTTCCAATAAACTTCCTAAAAGTAAAACTAGCACGCCTTCTCCATCAAATGTTCTTGTGCCACTTCGTCAGCCAATTACTGGCTCAAGTCAGTCATTGAGAACGAGTGGTGGCAAATCAAGAACTGGTGGTGGCATGATAAATTCCTTCACTGCACCACCCAAATCACCAGTGTCTCCCACAATGTATCTTGTACCCACAGTCTCTTCACAATCTCCAACCTCTTTGCAATCACCGTCCCTGCAAATTTCACCAGGTTCTGATCAGTTTATTTCCACCCCTTGGTCCAATAAGAGACCTGCTTTTCATAAAGAGATAAGCACAGAAGAAGACCTTGAAATATTTTTGGCTGATGTGGGCacgaaaatatttgaaacagcTACTACGTTGGCAACTCCACCACCCAGTACAACAGCATTGGGCGTGGCCAGTCCTAACACAATTGCCAGTTCAGTTAatacatctggcactacaagaagTACCCCATTGAGACCTGTCAGGATGTCTCCTGCTTCCAAGAAATTCACCACTCCACCAAAGAAAGGTGAGGGAGATCTTCCTCCTCCTATGTCTATCGAAGAGACGATAAAATCTCTTGAGCACCTGGGTATTTATCCACAGATTGAGCTGTGGCGTGATCATCTCAGGCAGTGGTTTTCTGCTTTTCTGCTTAATCCTCTTCTTAGCAAAGTTGAGACCTGCCATTTAAAg GTAATGGAAGCTGCTGCCAAACTTGGTATGGCAATTACAATCTGTCAAATCGGAAGTGATGCTCCAGCTATGCCTACTCTTTCTACCATCTCTACAATTGAGCGGGCTACTGAATGGAAACCTTCTTATGCGATTGATGAAGACGGGCTTCTTCATCAGCTACGTGCTACACTTGTTCAAGCTCTTGATGCTAGCATGT CAAAGTCTTCTCTTACTGGTTTTCAGCAGTCTCCTCAAGACAGCACGTTAATCCCTGTTTTGCAAGAGGGTATTGATGCCATTGATGAACACCAAAGACTTCATTCATTGATGAAAGGGGAATGGGGTAAAGGTTTACTTCCGCAAAGCAGTATCCAAGCACATTATACTGTGCGAAGGATTCGTG AGCTTGCTGAAGGAACTTGTGTAAAGAACTATGAGTATTGGGGAGGTAGAGAGATTTATGACAAAGTTCCTAGCGACTCTCATTTGCTTCTTTATCTATTTTGCGCTTTCTTGGAATACCCCAGTTGGATGCTGCATGTTGATTCTACAGCTTACGCTGGGGCCCAGTCAAGTAAGAATCCGTTGTTTTTGGGTCTTCTTCCACCTAAAGAGCGGTTTCCTGAGAAGTACATATCTATTATATCTGGTGTTCCTTCTGTTCTGCATCCTGGTGCTTGTATTTTGGCTGTTGGGAAGCAAAATACGCCAGGTTTTGCTGTGTACTGGAACAAAAAGCCTCAGTTCTCTCTCCAG